A stretch of the Sphingobacterium thalpophilum genome encodes the following:
- a CDS encoding DUF6268 family outer membrane beta-barrel protein codes for MRKQVLCALVFSSLATLTAQAQNAVSGQLAVDYIPLSNYIRPEDSVKTGSKSDFKRLQFNLEIPLSTKVDSLGNIRRWSWKVGAAYAKMQNRDYEQDLFPSEMLNAEIGLQYLTSLRKNWSLLTFASVGVYSDLVKINGKDVLGQGGALFIKRFRPNLAFGFGPVLSNSFGVPMVLPGLYFDWKTNGKVKFNINFPQGLAAAYQVSSFMDLRAVVNLDGMTAERERNGKSTLSGFMLLTAGLQPQFNLGKSLKVQLTGGSTLARMYVENDRSLKNIFKDKKQEDPRFSPTFYTSVALKWNMPY; via the coding sequence ATGAGAAAACAAGTTTTGTGTGCGCTTGTGTTCAGCAGCTTAGCGACGCTGACGGCACAGGCCCAGAATGCCGTATCGGGTCAGCTGGCGGTGGATTATATACCGCTGTCCAACTATATCCGGCCGGAGGATAGCGTAAAGACGGGCTCAAAGAGCGATTTCAAGAGGCTACAATTTAACCTTGAAATTCCGCTATCCACTAAGGTAGACTCGTTGGGCAATATCAGGCGCTGGTCCTGGAAAGTCGGTGCGGCTTATGCCAAGATGCAAAATCGCGACTATGAACAGGACCTGTTTCCCAGCGAAATGCTGAATGCCGAGATTGGTCTACAATACCTGACCTCCTTACGGAAAAATTGGTCACTGCTGACCTTTGCTTCTGTGGGCGTTTATTCCGATCTGGTCAAAATCAATGGGAAAGATGTGCTGGGGCAGGGAGGAGCCTTATTTATCAAACGCTTCAGACCCAATCTGGCCTTTGGTTTCGGACCGGTATTGAGCAACAGCTTTGGTGTGCCGATGGTACTGCCGGGATTGTATTTTGACTGGAAGACCAACGGGAAAGTGAAATTTAACATCAACTTTCCGCAGGGACTGGCTGCGGCTTATCAGGTCAGCAGCTTTATGGATCTGCGGGCGGTGGTCAACCTCGATGGGATGACTGCCGAACGGGAAAGGAACGGCAAGTCCACCCTTAGTGGGTTTATGTTGCTGACGGCAGGGCTGCAGCCGCAGTTTAACCTCGGCAAGAGCCTGAAAGTACAGCTGACCGGAGGCAGTACCCTCGCCCGTATGTATGTCGAAAATGACCGCTCCCTGAAGAATATCTTTAAGGATAAGAAACAGGAGGACCCGCGATTTTCACCGACGTTTTATACTTCGGTAGCATTGAAATGGAATATGCCGTACTAA
- a CDS encoding RagB/SusD family nutrient uptake outer membrane protein: MKRQYIKLGVVGLLLQLGSCKPNLDLSNPQELSTDTYYKTADQLEKSVIPAYQALIGRTQGSYARSLYYALLAPGDDYTHTFKWEPMYQDTYNTPASDGMLALSWKDFWNGVFAANVAIDRISKFTGEIEENRKNRLLGEAYFLRGLNYLHLGMLFGETIPLIDKPVETNEDYYPGNAQPGAVYALIVDDFKKAAALLPTRGTLYADSKMIGRATKGAAQAYLAKTYLYKPILAKGQSADFQQAEVELKRVIDSKEYQLMSSYRDNFLEAKENNHESVFEIQLYNGPGWLGDDISSSWRWQEIGMFDGTGGAWWNLAPNKMAHDEFEEGDPRKYMTLWCENGAKFTQLDGKVTSYSDWMKNLATNKDLFGTRKYCPDVQIADFDNGNNDRIFRYSDVLLLYAECLNERGDAAGAKQYVNLVRKRANNIVPDEQPHLWYQKSNGTIPDVDGLLAQGLVKNGIPLNSVKNVIAHERFVEFLGEYQRYFDLLRWGMADPSWLEPLKKAGWTTKAMYYPFPQSELDNNKNLKGNDMNN, translated from the coding sequence ATGAAAAGACAATATATAAAACTCGGTGTTGTGGGTTTATTGTTGCAGCTGGGCAGCTGTAAACCGAATCTGGACTTGTCGAATCCACAGGAACTGTCGACAGACACTTATTATAAAACTGCAGATCAGCTGGAAAAATCGGTCATACCAGCCTACCAGGCTTTGATCGGCCGTACCCAGGGGAGCTATGCCCGTAGCTTGTACTACGCTTTATTGGCCCCCGGTGACGACTATACCCATACATTCAAATGGGAGCCTATGTATCAGGATACCTATAATACACCGGCGAGTGACGGCATGCTTGCGCTCAGCTGGAAAGATTTTTGGAACGGGGTGTTTGCGGCCAATGTAGCCATCGACCGGATCAGTAAGTTTACAGGTGAAATCGAAGAGAACAGAAAAAACCGGTTATTGGGCGAGGCGTATTTCCTGCGGGGACTCAATTATCTTCATCTGGGTATGTTGTTTGGAGAAACCATCCCGCTGATCGACAAACCTGTCGAAACCAACGAAGATTACTATCCCGGCAATGCACAGCCCGGTGCTGTATATGCACTTATTGTCGACGACTTTAAGAAGGCAGCAGCGCTGTTGCCCACCCGGGGAACGCTGTATGCGGATAGCAAAATGATCGGTCGGGCAACAAAGGGGGCTGCCCAGGCTTATCTGGCAAAAACGTATTTATACAAACCCATTCTGGCCAAAGGGCAGTCCGCCGATTTTCAGCAGGCGGAAGTCGAACTGAAGCGTGTGATTGACAGCAAGGAGTATCAATTGATGTCTTCTTACCGGGACAATTTTTTGGAAGCCAAAGAGAACAACCATGAATCGGTTTTTGAAATCCAGCTTTATAATGGTCCCGGATGGCTGGGGGATGATATATCGAGTTCATGGCGCTGGCAGGAAATCGGTATGTTTGACGGTACCGGCGGAGCGTGGTGGAATCTGGCGCCAAATAAAATGGCACACGACGAATTTGAAGAAGGCGATCCACGCAAGTACATGACGCTGTGGTGCGAAAACGGTGCAAAATTCACGCAGCTCGATGGTAAGGTCACTTCGTATAGCGACTGGATGAAAAATCTCGCGACCAATAAAGATCTGTTTGGTACCCGCAAATATTGCCCGGATGTTCAGATCGCAGATTTCGACAATGGCAACAACGACCGGATCTTTCGCTACAGTGATGTACTGCTTCTGTACGCCGAGTGCCTCAATGAACGGGGAGATGCTGCGGGGGCCAAACAGTACGTCAACCTTGTCCGCAAACGTGCCAATAATATTGTTCCGGATGAGCAGCCTCATCTTTGGTACCAAAAATCCAATGGCACCATCCCTGACGTGGACGGACTGCTGGCTCAGGGCCTGGTCAAAAACGGTATTCCTTTAAATTCGGTCAAAAATGTTATCGCGCATGAGCGCTTTGTCGAATTTTTGGGTGAATATCAGCGTTATTTCGACCTGTTGCGGTGGGGGATGGCGGATCCGTCCTGGCTTGAACCCTTGAAGAAAGCCGGCTGGACGACGAAGGCTATGTACTATCCTTTTCCGCAATCCGAATTGGACAATAATAAAAATTTAAAAGGAAACGATATGAACAATTGA
- a CDS encoding SusC/RagA family TonB-linked outer membrane protein has translation MMNRNYASSFFFVHKKSNKKLKWLLMASMLLAMGHVSAQEKMIHGKVTNTSGQPVNGASIKVKGKSLSTSTNEKGEFTLSLNPGEVIQISNVGYNHTEYQIGQSTEINIPLVAAEIAVDEVVVVGYGRQKKVDLTSSVAVVDTKDLVKLPGGTIATLQSTVPGVQVTNGTVRIRGVGSINGTDPLYVVDGMIGGAMPDENNIASIQVLKDAASSAIYGARGANGVILVTTKRGQAGEVKIDYNAFGGIKNISHNVPLLNGQQLAELINEEMYNRDPGRKDYLAALSKPTEIGQGYNMMDELLQTGNYQRHNLSVSGGSQHANFRLSGIYATDKSIIIQDKSKYYGTQIVSDFTKGKLRIGETLSLDYSRRNWSDKNIIDAQKWSSTLPLYDANSSTGFAGAGNGTDVQSALANAYLNKNVNDNFTANGNVWASYEIINGLTYKFNMGMDINRTRNEGYIGDYSVGQYQNHSPDELNISSTQNNRWLFENTLTYENSIGKHTFSALAGITSEESRYNAVNAGARGLPSPDVLILNAASLASSRLVGSGVGQTAMYSMLGRINYNYDNRYLLTFNMRRDGSANFSNHYRYGNFPSVSAGWRLSQEAFMKAFPFVSELKLRGSYGILGNSDIAQYQYQRTVSFDHVWYYLNNEMVTGALPQTPSNPNVKWESQYSTDIGLDLELFNHKFSLTVDYYNKKTEDMLINVPISFTAGYVNNFPVLNAGSIRNRGWDVLASYRDKSGQFSYNVGVNLSFVRNRVLSLGNNNEILWGNIAPGGENVTRTAVGRSVGEFWGYTTNGLYTEQAQLDADKAFAPNAALGDVRFNDRNGDHILNDQDKDFLGSPIPDFSYGLHADFSYQSAVGTFDLAMMWQGSQGNKIYNNSRYWGEGMYHYYNNFASTLDRYRAQELVFTNPVSGETTVYPKNTDTDIPRAVLGDPNQNLRASNRFVEDGSYLRLKVLNIGYSFSSPTLQRWKVDRLRLYIGAKNLLTFTKYSGYDPEVGSGDTRSNLSRGIDGQTPWGLSFPNSREYFMGVQFTF, from the coding sequence ATGATGAACAGAAATTATGCATCTTCCTTTTTTTTTGTGCACAAGAAAAGCAATAAGAAACTGAAGTGGCTGTTGATGGCTTCCATGCTGCTGGCCATGGGGCATGTGTCGGCCCAGGAAAAAATGATCCATGGAAAGGTCACTAATACTAGTGGACAGCCGGTCAATGGCGCATCGATCAAAGTCAAAGGGAAATCACTCAGTACCTCTACTAACGAAAAAGGGGAATTTACCCTTTCGTTAAACCCGGGGGAGGTCATCCAGATTTCAAATGTCGGGTATAATCATACCGAATATCAGATAGGGCAGTCCACGGAAATCAATATTCCGCTTGTTGCGGCCGAAATAGCAGTGGATGAGGTGGTGGTGGTAGGATATGGCAGGCAGAAAAAAGTAGACCTGACCTCTTCCGTTGCGGTCGTCGATACCAAAGACCTGGTGAAATTGCCCGGCGGAACTATAGCTACCCTTCAGAGCACGGTGCCCGGGGTGCAGGTGACCAATGGAACGGTCCGCATCCGCGGTGTGGGTTCGATAAACGGCACTGATCCGCTGTATGTCGTCGATGGGATGATCGGCGGGGCGATGCCCGACGAGAATAACATCGCGAGTATCCAGGTGCTAAAAGATGCTGCCTCGAGCGCGATCTACGGAGCCCGCGGCGCCAATGGGGTGATCTTGGTGACGACCAAACGGGGACAGGCGGGTGAGGTAAAAATCGATTACAACGCGTTTGGGGGGATCAAGAATATTTCTCATAATGTGCCCTTGTTGAATGGGCAACAACTGGCAGAGCTGATCAACGAAGAAATGTACAACAGGGATCCCGGGCGTAAGGATTATTTGGCAGCGCTGTCCAAGCCTACTGAAATCGGACAGGGATACAATATGATGGATGAACTGCTGCAGACCGGTAACTATCAGCGGCACAATCTCTCCGTTTCAGGTGGTTCGCAGCATGCAAACTTTAGGTTGAGCGGCATTTACGCGACGGATAAGTCCATCATTATTCAGGACAAGAGCAAATATTATGGCACACAGATCGTTTCAGATTTTACCAAAGGCAAGCTCCGCATCGGGGAAACACTGTCGCTGGACTATAGTCGGCGGAACTGGAGCGACAAGAATATTATCGATGCGCAAAAATGGTCATCGACACTTCCGCTTTACGATGCAAACAGCAGCACTGGTTTTGCCGGAGCCGGCAACGGAACTGATGTGCAGAGCGCGCTGGCCAATGCTTATCTGAACAAAAATGTCAACGACAATTTTACCGCCAACGGTAACGTCTGGGCAAGTTATGAAATCATCAATGGGCTGACCTATAAATTCAACATGGGCATGGACATCAACCGGACGAGAAATGAGGGTTATATCGGCGACTATTCCGTAGGGCAATATCAAAATCATAGTCCGGATGAACTCAATATTTCAAGTACACAAAACAACCGCTGGCTGTTTGAAAATACCTTAACTTACGAAAACAGCATTGGCAAGCATACTTTTTCGGCTTTGGCCGGCATCACTTCAGAAGAATCGCGTTACAATGCCGTGAATGCCGGTGCACGTGGACTGCCAAGTCCGGATGTGTTGATCCTCAATGCTGCTTCTCTGGCCAGCTCACGTCTCGTGGGCTCCGGTGTAGGACAGACAGCCATGTATTCGATGCTGGGCCGGATCAATTACAATTATGACAATCGTTATCTGCTGACATTTAACATGCGGCGGGATGGCTCTGCGAATTTCAGTAACCACTACCGCTATGGAAATTTTCCGTCGGTGTCAGCGGGCTGGCGGCTCAGCCAAGAAGCATTTATGAAGGCATTCCCTTTTGTCAGTGAACTGAAGCTGCGCGGTAGTTACGGTATTCTGGGGAATTCGGATATCGCTCAGTACCAATATCAGCGGACGGTGAGTTTTGATCATGTATGGTATTACCTGAACAACGAAATGGTGACAGGTGCCTTACCGCAGACACCCTCCAATCCAAATGTCAAGTGGGAGAGCCAGTATTCGACGGATATCGGCCTCGACCTGGAATTGTTTAACCATAAGTTTTCTTTAACGGTCGATTACTATAACAAGAAAACAGAAGACATGCTGATCAATGTGCCGATATCCTTTACGGCAGGATACGTCAACAATTTTCCGGTGCTGAATGCAGGCAGCATACGCAACCGGGGGTGGGATGTGCTAGCATCGTACCGGGATAAATCTGGCCAGTTTAGCTATAATGTGGGCGTGAACCTATCCTTTGTCAGAAACCGTGTGCTCAGTCTCGGCAACAATAATGAGATTCTTTGGGGGAATATTGCGCCGGGCGGGGAAAATGTGACAAGAACTGCTGTCGGCCGTTCTGTGGGTGAATTTTGGGGCTATACGACAAATGGACTCTATACCGAACAGGCACAACTGGATGCCGATAAAGCCTTTGCACCGAATGCGGCTCTTGGTGATGTGAGATTTAATGATCGCAATGGAGACCATATCTTAAACGATCAGGATAAAGATTTTCTGGGAAGTCCAATACCGGACTTTAGCTATGGACTTCATGCTGATTTCAGTTATCAGAGTGCTGTCGGTACCTTCGATCTTGCGATGATGTGGCAGGGAAGCCAGGGCAACAAGATTTACAACAATAGCCGGTACTGGGGTGAGGGCATGTACCATTATTACAATAATTTTGCGTCGACTCTCGACCGCTACCGTGCGCAGGAGCTGGTCTTCACGAATCCGGTATCGGGGGAAACTACCGTTTACCCAAAAAATACCGACACGGACATTCCACGCGCAGTACTCGGCGACCCCAATCAGAACCTGCGGGCATCCAACAGATTTGTCGAAGACGGCTCTTATCTGAGACTGAAGGTGCTCAATATCGGATATAGCTTTTCGAGCCCCACGTTGCAACGCTGGAAGGTGGACCGCCTGAGATTGTATATCGGGGCGAAAAACCTGCTGACTTTTACCAAGTATTCTGGCTATGATCCGGAAGTCGGATCGGGTGATACGCGCTCGAATTTAAGCCGCGGCATCGACGGACAAACGCCCTGGGGACTGAGCTTCCCCAATTCAAGAGAATATTTTATGGGTGTTCAATTTACATTCTAA
- a CDS encoding LytR/AlgR family response regulator transcription factor — translation MNCIIVDDEPLAREEMKNLIEEISSIRIVGTFSNAISALECIKTNAVDLLFLDIEMPTVNGLDFAQSLPDDKLVILTTAYAQYALKSYELDAIDYLLKPIKKDRLAKAIDKAIAYKTLLTLKENKSTVENSSEDALFIKSDRKYYKIAFTDIRFIEALKDYVVIYTCNNKLITAMNLKTIHQKLPANLFARTSKSYLVNLSYIDSFDNHTVYVDTFEIPIGEIYRESFFRQYTGGLL, via the coding sequence ATGAACTGTATCATTGTAGACGACGAACCTCTGGCAAGGGAAGAAATGAAAAATCTGATCGAAGAGATCTCATCCATCCGTATTGTCGGCACCTTTTCCAATGCAATCTCTGCACTGGAGTGTATCAAAACAAATGCTGTTGATCTGCTATTTCTGGACATTGAGATGCCCACTGTCAATGGCCTTGACTTTGCGCAGTCGCTTCCGGACGATAAGCTGGTGATCCTGACGACTGCTTACGCGCAATATGCACTTAAAAGCTATGAATTGGATGCTATTGATTATCTGCTGAAACCGATCAAAAAAGACCGGCTGGCCAAAGCGATCGATAAGGCTATTGCATACAAAACGCTGCTGACGCTAAAGGAGAACAAGAGCACGGTGGAGAATAGCAGCGAGGATGCCCTTTTCATTAAGTCTGACCGGAAATATTATAAAATTGCCTTTACCGATATCCGTTTTATTGAAGCTCTCAAAGACTACGTGGTGATCTATACCTGCAACAATAAGCTGATTACGGCCATGAACCTCAAAACTATACATCAGAAGCTGCCGGCCAATCTTTTTGCCCGCACCAGCAAGTCCTACCTGGTCAATCTGTCCTACATCGATTCTTTTGACAACCATACGGTCTATGTGGACACCTTCGAGATCCCGATAGGTGAAATTTACCGTGAATCATTCTTCAGACAGTATACGGGCGGTCTGTTATGA
- a CDS encoding sensor histidine kinase has product MQDLSCSDVFLKFFTEHKFRTLRHVLFLIGLFLLFANANTKSHFQGEYNLYFTIFLWVVFVCMFYTNMYVLLPRFFFREKYEVYILALILLVASSLALVRGIADYIYIVHTPAIKRPESDSMGMGMVAALFIVIPIILTTTTFKLFKRWIEDNKRISDLKNLALTTELISLKNQIQPHFLFNMLNNVKALIRKDPNMATEVIIKLSDFLRYQLYENNDDRTLLKSEIGFISNFLKLEEIRRDKLSTSIVCMGALQKKSVFLPPHLFTAFVENAIKYSLSANDDPTFIDIRFAEAGGRLYFECENSQDPDQQAAKSKYGGLGLANAKRRLDLLYKDDYQLTVSKSETRYKVKLDIPL; this is encoded by the coding sequence ATGCAAGATTTAAGCTGCAGCGACGTCTTTTTAAAGTTTTTCACAGAACATAAGTTCAGGACACTGCGACATGTACTGTTTCTGATCGGCTTATTCCTGCTGTTTGCCAATGCAAATACCAAATCCCATTTTCAGGGGGAATACAACCTGTACTTCACCATCTTTCTCTGGGTGGTATTTGTCTGCATGTTTTACACCAATATGTACGTATTGCTGCCGAGATTCTTTTTCAGGGAAAAATATGAGGTCTATATCCTCGCACTGATCCTACTGGTGGCGTCCAGCCTGGCCCTGGTGAGGGGAATCGCCGATTACATCTATATCGTGCATACCCCAGCCATCAAGCGGCCCGAATCGGATTCGATGGGCATGGGTATGGTGGCCGCACTTTTTATTGTTATCCCAATTATCTTGACAACAACAACCTTCAAGCTTTTCAAGCGTTGGATCGAAGACAACAAGCGGATTTCGGATCTTAAAAACCTCGCGCTGACAACGGAATTGATCTCACTGAAAAATCAGATCCAGCCACATTTTCTGTTCAATATGCTTAACAATGTAAAAGCGCTGATCCGTAAGGACCCCAATATGGCGACAGAGGTGATCATCAAGCTGTCTGATTTTTTGAGATATCAGCTCTATGAGAATAATGACGACAGAACCCTGTTGAAATCTGAAATCGGTTTTATCTCCAATTTTCTCAAACTCGAAGAAATACGGCGTGACAAGCTGAGTACGAGCATCGTGTGTATGGGAGCACTGCAAAAGAAAAGTGTTTTCCTACCACCACACCTGTTTACAGCTTTTGTAGAAAACGCCATTAAATATAGTCTGAGCGCCAACGATGATCCCACATTTATCGATATCCGCTTTGCGGAGGCCGGAGGCCGCCTTTATTTCGAGTGCGAAAACTCGCAGGACCCAGATCAGCAGGCTGCAAAGAGCAAATATGGGGGGCTGGGACTGGCAAATGCCAAAAGGCGTCTGGACCTGCTCTATAAGGATGATTACCAGCTCACGGTATCTAAAAGTGAGACACGGTATAAGGTTAAATTAGATATTCCGCTATGA